In the Candidatus Bathyarchaeota archaeon genome, CTACACTTACGAAGGTCGCATCTGAAGAGATTGTTTCATTTACTTTGACATTGGAGACATTGCTGCCTCCAATGTTCGTTACAATGATTGTCAATTCATAAACTGTTTGTAATCCAACAATTGGCGGATCTTCTCCACTTATGACAGCGGTTTTAACTTTATCGACAAACAATTTTCCCATTTGACTAGGCGAATACAAAGTTACAGCTTCAAAGCTTGTGCAGTTATTGTTGTTTTCATCAATTTCAGTTATGGCATTGCTAGAGTCAGCCATTGCGAGAATATAGTATGTGTTTGGCTCGACTCCTGTTGTATCCCATGCAAAAATTGTGTTGGTTGAGGTCTTTTGTGCTAAGTTTGTTATGGTTTGATAGCTTATTGGGTTAGTGCCATAAAAGCATGTGACGTTGAAGGTTTCAACGAAATCCCCCATGTTGGACACTGTTACATTTATGTTAACTAGTGTTCCTTGAACCACACTTGTCTTGTCTGGAACTTGAGACACCGTGACTACATCGTGAACTGGTGCTGGCTGAATTGTTACTATTGCAGGTGAGGTGCACCAGTTGTCTTGTTCGTCTGTTTCAGTTATTGCTGCCCTCGAGTCGGCCCAGCTTGTAATTGTATAGTTGCCTACAGGTATGCCTATCGTATCCCAGTCAAAAGTAAGTGTTGTTTGTTGTCCAGCAGTTAAATTAGCCACAAGTTTTGTTCCAATTGCAGTGTTGTTGAAGTAACATGTGACATTGAAGGCTTCAATTTGAGTACCTTTGTTTTCTAAACCTACTTGAATTGTGACATGCTCACCCTGCTTCACAATTTGAGGTGTGGGAACTTGGCTTATTGCTGCAACATTGTGAACTATTATAGGTTGCTCTTCATCTATTCGGTCTGCTGTAGGAGATTGGTCAAGGTTGGGATTTTGCTGATCCGTTGACCAGAACAACTTGTAGGAGGCAGGATCTCCAATAGAAGCCCAGTTTATATACATTTCAATTTGATCGGGAACGACTATCCTCCATCCCCCAATATTTGGGTCAGTAATTTTATAGTTGGCGTAATTTGTAGGAGGCCATGGCTCATATTCGCCAAAATTGTTGTCGTTGTTCGCGTCAAAGAGTAAATACATTTCTCCGAGTCCATTATGATCAGTATCTTCTACGAAAAGAACGTATTCAGCGTCGATTACATTTCCGCCACTATAATACATATTGTTGTCAAAATCAATGAACCATTTGTATCTGCCGTCTCGATTTGGCCATTTCATGCCCGGTATGTCGTAACATTGAAGCTTCAAGTAGAGATAGTCATTGTCGTATTGATAATAGGCATATTCAACGTCCCGCCAATCGTCTGCTGCCCCATCTTCGTTCTTGTCCCAATCAATTTCAATCCACTGTTGCGGCCATGTTGGCTGAGCAGAAACATAAGGTATTTCGATAACTGCAAAATTAAATGAAATAACTAGAATTAGCATCAGACCTACGATAACTCTTAGCAGGCTGAACTTCAAGGGTTCTCCTTCTCCCTCGGCAACTAACTATTTAGATCCAAAGACGATTTAAAGTTTCTGGAACTATTTTCTATTAGCTACCGTTAATTTGTATAAAAGATTCATCTAAAAAAAGATTTTGTTAACATAATCTTTATTGCAAGTCTCTTGTTGAATTAAGATAAAAAATAAGTTCCCTCATTTTGAGCATACATAAAACTAAAAAAGAACTAACAATAAATTTACGCATTTGACCATAATAACACGTGACCCTTTGGTGGTGACAATGCAAAAAATAAAACGACGGTTCATAAAAGAAAAAGAAGCAAAAAAACTGCTCTCAGAACTCTTCAAAAACACGAAAATAAACCTTCAAGAGTTACCAACATTAAAGCCGCCCATCGAAATCGCTAAAACAAACAATGAAGAAATATTTTTCATTAACAAAGAACCAATCTTTGCAAAATCAAACAACAAGCTCTTCCCCACATTAGCATCAGACAAAATCCTAAAGAATCTGCCAAAAGCCACAGTCAACATGGGAGCAATCCCACACATTTGCAACGGAGCAGACATCATGGCTCCAGGCATCGTCCACTACGAAGGAACTTTCAACAAAGAAAACATCGTCATAATCTCCGACGAACGCCACCAAAAACCCATAGCCATCGCCATAGCACTTTACAATACCAAAGAAGCAAAAAACCTTGAACACGGAAAAATCCTGAAAAACATCCACTACATAGGAGACAAAATATGGAACACAATAAAACAACTAAACCAAACAAAATGAAACAGAAGGCCATATTTGGTGTCTATTAGAAGCATATAGCAGACTGTCTAGTCAAAGCAACAAACCCACAAAAACTCCAACTCTTTCAATAATACTAAGGCTTTATAACTACATCATAAATTAAAACAGTGTGGAGACAAGCAGATGTCAAAGATAAAAGAAGCAATAATACTCTGTGGCGGACAAACTTGGATGCTGAAACCAGAAGCCCAAATACCTAAGCCACTACTAAGTCTCGGCGACCAGACAATCATCGAAAAGCAAGTTAACTGGCTCGCAAAACACGGATTTAAAAAAATAGTTCTTGCAGTAAGTAAAGACCTCCTCGGATACATCGTATTAAAAACTGGTGTCTATAAAAAATTCAAACAAACAAAAACTGCTAAGGTAACAATGTCAATCGAAGACAGCAACCTTGGCACAGGGGGCGCCTTGAAAAAAGCATGCCAACAAATCCAAAGCGAAACATTCTACGCATGTAACGTTGACAACCTTGCATTCGATTTTGATCCAAATAAGCTACTTATAGAATCCGACAATTCAATAGTTGTACTGCTAGCAAAACCTACAATACCCTATGGAAAAGTCAAAATCAAAAATGATTACATCAAAAATTTTGAAGAAAAACCCCGACTAGATTTCTACGTAAACGCTGGACACTATGCTATGAAAAAAAGCATCATACTAAAACACTTCCCTACTACAGGAGACTTCGAAAAAATGGTGCTGCCAAAACTAGCAACGCAAAACGCTCTAAAAGGCTTTAAATACCATGGCACATGGATAACCATCGACACATTCGATGATTACATGAATGCCCTCAACCTATTCGGGGCTTAAACTTAAATCCCAAGAAATAAAACAACAAATAGGTAGGATTCTCTATGGTCATAGCTGGAAAAGTCTTCAAACTAACTCAACCTCAACCACTAGACGAGATCGAATCAAAACTGGAGAACTACAAATTCCAAGAAGAATATTCAGAAGGTGACTACAACTTTACACTAATAACAGAAATAGCAAACCTATTACCAAAAGAAAATGCCGTTACAGGAATCTACTCCCATGACTACGTCATACGCGTATTTCATAGAGGCAAAGTCATTCCAATACCAAAAACCATAGAAGCGGTTTTCAGCTTCCGGCATTTTGACGGAAAAGTGCTGTTAACAGTAGTTGAGAAAAAGCGAATGGCAAACTTCATCGCCAACAAAATAAGCGATATCCTATTTGAAAAAGTTGGAAAAATAATTGAAGCACAAATTCCGCCCAAAACTCTTCAAAATTTCCACTTGAAAAATCCAGAAGACACCAAGATAACTTTCTTCGATAACGTAGACATTCCCAATATAGACAAACTCTCACTCTATGGACCAAATTTAGTTGGCACTTCAGTTTTTGATGAGTATTCTAAGCACGGAAACGTTTGGTATATTGTAACACGGGCAAAAGAATATGGATATGTCGTTGGAATCACGCGAGACGCTTCTGTAACAATATTCAACCTGACAGATAAAGAGAAGTACTTAGAATACGTTGCAAAAGAAATCCACTCTCTAATCATCTAGGAGCTACTATTCTTGCCAAGGATGTCGTTCTATTTTCAAAGAAACACTCTTTACTGGAGCTGTGGGCAATGGGATTTCCTTAGGCAACTTTTCAAGTGACACTATACCTTTCGAAAGCTTCGCTGCTGCTTGCAGAGCAGGTGCCCGAAAATAGTAACAGTAAACTGGGTTACCATCACAAAAATGTTTCAAATCAAAGTCAGAAAGCTCCTCATCAATATTTTCTGCTGACATTTTCACGCACTTTTTCTTTGAAGCGTTTGAAAGGTATGGGCACTTCATTTTTGGCACGTCTGTTTTTGTGTTGAACAGTTTTAATGTTTTTCAAATCTACACTATGTCTTTAGCGAGACATATAGTAAATATTACTATGTCAGAATTAGAATTTAAACATTCCGTTTTAGGAGATGTAGACAATGTGTATGCTTTTTATTTTCTTATGTAATTTGTTAGGTGAGGCTTGGTTTGTTTGATTGTTGGCATTCTTGGAAAGGATGTTGAGGGATGGGGAACTGTGCAGTTAAGAGAGTCTCTGAAGAGAAGGGATGCGTCTTTTGTGTTTTTCAGTTTTCCCAGTCTTGTAGCGAAAGTTGGTTATCGGTGTGCTGTAGGAGTAAATGATATTGATGTCGCTAGGGATTTGCCGGCATTGATTATTCGGCATGTTGGTCGTGGTTCGCTTGAGGAGATTATTTTTCGGATGGACTTGTTGCACAGTCTTGAGCGTCGGGGTGTCTTGGTTGTTAATCCTGCTGGAGCGATTGAGCGGTGTGTGGATAAGTATTATGCGTTGGCGCTTTTGGATGAGAGTGGGTTGCCAGTGCCGCGGACTGTAGTGACTGAAAGTGTAGAGGAGGCTTTAGTAGGTTTTCATGAACTGGGAGGTGATGTAGTTTTGAAGCCTCTTTTCGGATCGCAGGGAGTTGGTTCGACACGGATTTTCGACGCAGATGTTGCTGCGCGAATTTTCAGTTCCATAAGGTTTTATCATGGGGTCCTTTATCTTCAAGAGTTTGTGCCTCATGGAGATTCTGATATTCGTGCTTTTGTGGTGGGTGATCGTGTTGTTGCTGCCATGCGGAGAGTTGGGGATTCGTGGAAGACTAATGTGAGTCAGGGTGCTCGACCTGTAGCGATTCAGATTAGCGAAGAATTGGAGGCTTTGGCGGTTAAAGCAGCGAAGGTTGTTGATTGTAGAGTTGCGGGTGTGGACATTCTGGAAAGCAAGGATGGACCATTGATTATTGAGGTTAATAGTCAGCCGGGGTGGCGTGGGTTGCAGTCTGTTACGCAAGTAGATATTGCAGATTGTATTGTTGATTATGTGTTGTCCGAGGTAAAAAGAAGATGAGCATAATAACAGAAAATGTAGCAGTTTTAAAGATTGATGTTGCTAATGCTCAAATGAAAAGTAAAGAAGATCTTGTGGCTAGAGAAGTTCCGTTGCATGTTTTTCTAGGTGGAATTCACTTTGTTTCTATTCTTTGTTCGCCGGCTTTGTTGAAAGAACTAGTAGTGGGACACTTGTTGGGCGAGGGTTTAGTGAGTTCGGTAGATGAGATTGTTAGTGTAGATTTTGATGGTGAAAATCGTTGTGAAGCAACTTTACGAAAGACTGATATTGAGAAGCATGTTGTTGTTTCGAAGCCTTTTGCACAGTTGATTGTTTCTGCGTGTAGTGGTATAGGTTATAGATCGCTTGGGGAATTGCTTGACACCATTGAGTTGAAAAGTTTGCCTTTTTGGCAGATTGAGGCGAAGATTCTTTCAGAGTGTGTTAGACTGTTGAATGTGCTGGCTAGTACATTCAGGAAAACTGGAGGTGTGCACGTTGCTGCGTTGTTTAAGCGTGATGGGGATTTAGTTGCGTTGGCTGAGGATGTGGGAAGGCATAACGCGGTTGACAAGGTGATTGGTGTGGCATCTTTGAGCCAACAGGATTTAAGCGGGTGTTTTTTGGCTTTGAGTGGACGGTTAACTGGGGATATTGTTTTAAAGGCGGCGCGCGCGGGGGTTTCGATTGTGGCGTCTTTGGCTGGAGCAGTTGATTCGGGTGTAAAAGTTGCTGAGAAGACTGGGGTGACTTTGGTGGGGTTTGTGAGGGGAAATGGAATGAATGTTTATGCACATTCAGAGAGAATCAAGGTGTGAGAGTTTTTGTGGTTTTATCTAGACTTTATATGCTCCAAAGTATTCAACTCTGGCTCAAACGTTTTCATTTTTCTTTTTACCTCCCTTCAAGGCAAAGATGAGGCAAGCTATTCCACCAAGAAACACGCCTAGACCTGTTGCGTAGATAAGCACGCCGTGTGTAGCGTATAGGTAAGATATTCCTAGAATTATCAGTATGACTCCACAAGTCAAAATTAAGGGGACATAGTATTTAGCGTATGCCCGATATTTCGTCCATGAAACACTCATAAGCGCGAACATTAAACCTACTTGATAGAGGTCTGTTCCAACCCAGTTGATTAAACCTAAAAACACAAGGCTCAACCCAAGAACAATAAAAACGCCTAGGTTGATTGTGTCACTCTTCACTTTCTTTTTTATTCCTAAAGAACCGAAAAGTAGAAACACAAGTCCTGTGACAATGATGCCCGTGGAAGTCTGTATTATTCTGCTAAGGTCAGCGAATATGTAATGGCTGGTGTCTATTCCCAAAAATCCAAACACATAACTTAATCTTCCAAACAAGGTGTTAGCATATATCCAAGACAAAAATCCAAGTAAAACACACGCTATTCCCATTCCAACAATGATACCGTTGCCGACTTTTTCATCCATTTTTAACACCTAACCAAACTTATTTGCATTCTTCTTCCTCTTTTTCATTTTGGCTAGGGAGGTGATGGAGCATTAGACCCGCAAAGAACATTAAACCTCCAACAACGAGCAAAACACTAATTACTCCAGATTCTTGGTTCGACATCCTCTGTAGTACTGCAACTATAATCAAAATAGGAACCTCCCCAGTTCAAGTATCAATCCGTTGTTGTTTATTAAAATTTCGCTTTTGTCCGTCATTTTCCCATTTCCACCTTTTATTCTCTTTCTGCCCTTCCCCTAGGGCTAGGCGGTGACATGCCTCCGACACAGTTAGCGTTGGCTTAAAGTTTTAAACATATCCTGCTAACGGTTATCTTCTCTATGTTTTCACTCTATGCATGGAATCTTAGCCTCAGCAAGTATCTCCTTCACAATCTGGTCGTCGCTGACGCTGCTTCTTTCAGGAACCAGCTTGACAGCTATTACTGCCTTTTTCATTGATACCACCTTAAAATCTCTCTGGATGAGAGCCAAAATGCGTTATATCACCACACACAACAACTACATCTACGTGATACAGTTTCGCCTTTAAAGTGGTTTTTCGAAAAGCTTCGGCGTTGCCGTGAAAGTCGGTAGTTGCTAGGATTCTCAAATAGCACACTTTGGTATACATGAAATAAAGAAATGAAGTCTAAGGTTTATAAACTTCTAGATTTTTTCTTTGTTAGAAGCTTATAAACTTGGAAACCTATCTCACATGCATACGGTTAGGGGGTTTTCCATTCCTCAACGATGTAAAAAAATGTTTCCATAACTTTTCTTATAATAGGCGTACATTTCTCTTTTAGAACGTTTTCGTCCCTGAATTTTCTTTTCCCTTCCAGTTCAGATAGGTTGCAGCCTGAAAGTTCAATGCAATGGATAGAACCAAATTCTCCAGCAATTCTACTAAGGAATTCGAACACCGGACGTTTTGTATTGAGGAAGAGTTGGTTTGGATTTTCTCTTCCGTATTTTTGGCTTATTCCCATTACAGCAACGTTTATTGCTCCACAAATGTTGCCAGTTCTTGCAATTCCGCCTCCATAAGCTGTTGCCGTTTTAGGGTTCGCGTCTATTCCGTAATAATGTCTGAAAATTGCTAGGTAAACGGATTCTGCACAATTCCAATGCTCTACGTTGAAATAGTGCAAGGCCTTGTTCAATATCTCTTCTTTTGCTTCGCTGTCTACCATACGAATACAATAATCATTCAAAGATTTAAAGCAAACTCAGAATTGCTCGCACATGACAGACAAGCGCAAGAAGATGTGCTTCGCAACAATCGCGCACGAAATACATAAGTTCGTCAGTTACTAACTATGAAATTCTAAAAGATGGATGGACTTAAATGGAAGTATCCTTTGTAGAATTTCAGAAACTTGATATGCGAGTCGGGCAGGTTTTGGAAGCCAGCCAAGTCCCGGGTTCGAGAAATCTCATAAGAATGATTGTGGATTTCGGAAACGAAAAAAGGCAAGCAGTTGCTGGCCTTCTGCAATGGTACAAACCTGAAGAGTTAGTGGGCAAAAAGTATGCCTTCATCCTAAATCTTCAACGAAGAAAGTTCATGGGCATAGAATCCCAATGTATGATTTTAGCCGCTGAAAATGATAAAGGGAATGTTATATGCTTGCAGCCTGAAAAGGATATCGAGCAAGGAAGCAAAATAAGCTAATGCACGTATACGAATAGGCAAAGTGGTGATTGAATGTCGGAAATTATAAAAGATGCGGCTCATGGTGGTGTAGGCTGGTCTCCCCGAATGACGTCGCTACGCGATGAACTTGGAAAGATTTGGCGAGTGTGCGGCGTGGAATCCGAGTGGTCCCCTCTCAAAGCAGTTTTGATGCATCGACCAGGACCTGAGATTGAAACTATTACAGACGCCAACCGCACTCTGATGCTTGACGTACCAAACGCTGTTCTGACCAGACACCAACATGACAGCTTGGTTGCAGCCTATCGGAACGCTGGCGTCACTGTGTTCTACGTTGAACCGTGTGATACCCCTCCCCCCAACCAGATGTTCGTAGCCGATCTCTTCTTCATGACGCCTGAAGGGGCGATCTTGGCACGTCCAGCATCTACCGTCCGTGCTGGCGAGGAGCGATTCGTTGCTCAGAAACTTGCTGAATTGCGCATTCCGATCCTGCGCTCTGTACGAGGAAAAGGAGTCTTTGAGGGAGCAGACGCGTCGTGGGTTGATTCGAATACTGTCATTCTGGGAACAGGACTACGTACTAACGCTGAGGGCGCAGATCAGGTGGCAAGCCTTCTTCATGAGATGGATGTCGAGGTTATCAAGGTAGTTCTACCTGACGCAGCAAT is a window encoding:
- the fdhD gene encoding formate dehydrogenase accessory sulfurtransferase FdhD produces the protein MSIITENVAVLKIDVANAQMKSKEDLVAREVPLHVFLGGIHFVSILCSPALLKELVVGHLLGEGLVSSVDEIVSVDFDGENRCEATLRKTDIEKHVVVSKPFAQLIVSACSGIGYRSLGELLDTIELKSLPFWQIEAKILSECVRLLNVLASTFRKTGGVHVAALFKRDGDLVALAEDVGRHNAVDKVIGVASLSQQDLSGCFLALSGRLTGDIVLKAARAGVSIVASLAGAVDSGVKVAEKTGVTLVGFVRGNGMNVYAHSERIKV
- a CDS encoding metallophosphoesterase, whose translation is MYTKVCYLRILATTDFHGNAEAFRKTTLKAKLYHVDVVVVCGDITHFGSHPERF
- a CDS encoding RimK family alpha-L-glutamate ligase; the protein is MIVGILGKDVEGWGTVQLRESLKRRDASFVFFSFPSLVAKVGYRCAVGVNDIDVARDLPALIIRHVGRGSLEEIIFRMDLLHSLERRGVLVVNPAGAIERCVDKYYALALLDESGLPVPRTVVTESVEEALVGFHELGGDVVLKPLFGSQGVGSTRIFDADVAARIFSSIRFYHGVLYLQEFVPHGDSDIRAFVVGDRVVAAMRRVGDSWKTNVSQGARPVAIQISEELEALAVKAAKVVDCRVAGVDILESKDGPLIIEVNSQPGWRGLQSVTQVDIADCIVDYVLSEVKRR
- a CDS encoding NDP-sugar synthase, coding for MSKIKEAIILCGGQTWMLKPEAQIPKPLLSLGDQTIIEKQVNWLAKHGFKKIVLAVSKDLLGYIVLKTGVYKKFKQTKTAKVTMSIEDSNLGTGGALKKACQQIQSETFYACNVDNLAFDFDPNKLLIESDNSIVVLLAKPTIPYGKVKIKNDYIKNFEEKPRLDFYVNAGHYAMKKSIILKHFPTTGDFEKMVLPKLATQNALKGFKYHGTWITIDTFDDYMNALNLFGA
- a CDS encoding C-GCAxxG-C-C family protein, whose amino-acid sequence is MNKALHYFNVEHWNCAESVYLAIFRHYYGIDANPKTATAYGGGIARTGNICGAINVAVMGISQKYGRENPNQLFLNTKRPVFEFLSRIAGEFGSIHCIELSGCNLSELEGKRKFRDENVLKEKCTPIIRKVMETFFYIVEEWKTP
- a CDS encoding arginine deiminase family protein, which produces MSEIIKDAAHGGVGWSPRMTSLRDELGKIWRVCGVESEWSPLKAVLMHRPGPEIETITDANRTLMLDVPNAVLTRHQHDSLVAAYRNAGVTVFYVEPCDTPPPNQMFVADLFFMTPEGAILARPASTVRAGEERFVAQKLAELRIPILRSVRGKGVFEGADASWVDSNTVILGTGLRTNAEGADQVASLLHEMDVEVIKVVLPDAAMHLMGTLRFIDRDLAVCWQTRISQTAVKALRDHGYAVTFIPDEEEAVHGMALNFVALGPKRILMPSGNPKTQSFYENMGIKCITVKVDELHKAAGGIGCLTGILKREPSR
- the metG gene encoding methionine--tRNA ligase subunit beta, encoding MEVSFVEFQKLDMRVGQVLEASQVPGSRNLIRMIVDFGNEKRQAVAGLLQWYKPEELVGKKYAFILNLQRRKFMGIESQCMILAAENDKGNVICLQPEKDIEQGSKIS
- a CDS encoding DUF1947 domain-containing protein, with translation MQKIKRRFIKEKEAKKLLSELFKNTKINLQELPTLKPPIEIAKTNNEEIFFINKEPIFAKSNNKLFPTLASDKILKNLPKATVNMGAIPHICNGADIMAPGIVHYEGTFNKENIVIISDERHQKPIAIAIALYNTKEAKNLEHGKILKNIHYIGDKIWNTIKQLNQTK